In a single window of the Amycolatopsis sp. cg5 genome:
- the whiA gene encoding DNA-binding protein WhiA — MAMTAEVKDELSRLEITKIGPRRAEVASMLRFAGGLHIVGGRVVVEAELDTGSVARRLRKEIHELYGHHSDVHVISSSGLRKGTRYVVRVVKDGEGLARQTGLIDQRGRPVRGLPAAVVSGGVADAEAAWRGAFLAHGSLTEPGRSSSLEVTCPGPEAALALVGAARRMGIQAKSREVRGADRVVVRDGDAIGALLTRLGAHKSVLKWEERRMRREVKATANRLANFDDANLRRSARAAVAAAARVERAMEILGDSAPNHLLAAGKLRLSNRHASLEELGQLSDPPMTKDAVAGRIRRLLAMADKRAKEQGIPDTESAVTPDMLEDDEADA, encoded by the coding sequence ATGGCGATGACCGCCGAGGTGAAGGACGAGCTCAGCCGCTTGGAGATCACCAAGATCGGGCCGCGTCGCGCGGAGGTCGCTTCGATGCTGCGGTTCGCCGGTGGCCTCCACATCGTCGGCGGCCGGGTGGTGGTGGAAGCCGAGCTCGACACCGGATCGGTGGCGCGGCGGCTGCGCAAGGAGATCCACGAGCTGTACGGGCACCACTCGGACGTCCACGTGATCTCGTCTTCGGGGCTGCGCAAGGGCACACGGTACGTCGTGCGCGTCGTCAAGGACGGCGAAGGCCTCGCCAGGCAGACCGGGCTCATCGACCAGCGCGGCAGGCCCGTCCGCGGGCTGCCCGCCGCGGTCGTCTCCGGCGGCGTCGCCGACGCGGAAGCCGCGTGGCGCGGCGCTTTCCTCGCGCACGGCTCGCTGACCGAGCCGGGCCGTTCGTCGTCGCTGGAAGTCACCTGCCCCGGCCCGGAAGCGGCGCTCGCCCTGGTCGGCGCGGCCAGGCGCATGGGCATCCAGGCGAAGTCCCGCGAGGTCCGCGGCGCGGACCGGGTCGTCGTGCGTGACGGCGACGCGATCGGCGCGCTGCTGACCAGGCTCGGCGCGCACAAGAGCGTGCTGAAGTGGGAAGAGCGCCGCATGCGCCGCGAGGTCAAGGCGACGGCCAACCGCCTCGCCAACTTCGACGACGCGAACCTGCGCCGTTCCGCCCGCGCGGCCGTCGCCGCGGCCGCTCGCGTCGAGCGCGCGATGGAGATCCTGGGCGACTCCGCGCCGAATCACCTGCTGGCGGCCGGAAAACTGCGGCTGTCGAACAGGCATGCTTCGCTGGAGGAACTCGGCCAGCTGTCCGACCCGCCGATGACCAAGGACGCGGTCGCGGGCCGGATCCGCCGCCTGCTGGCCATGGCCGACAAGCGCGCGAAGGAACAGGGCATCCCGGACACCGAGTCCGCCGTCACGCCCGACATGCTCGAGGACGACGAAGCCGACGCCTGA
- the yvcK gene encoding uridine diphosphate-N-acetylglucosamine-binding protein YvcK, whose protein sequence is MNAVALGGGHGLHATLTALRRVTTAVTAIVTVADDGGSSGRLRRELGLLPPGDLRQAFSALAAQDGGTLWAEVFQHRFGGDGALAGHAVGNLLLAGLFEVLGDPVAALDEVRGLIGVTGRVLPMSAEPLDIHAEVSGLDAEDDAAIRRIRGQVAVATTPGQVKRISLHNARRPGEPPKACAQAVDAVLDADVVFLGPGSWFTSVLPHLLVPELHDALVRTKATKVVILNLIPQPGETAGFSPEQHLDVLFQHAPELRVDAVIADRDSVPTPARLRRAAEALGARALLSDVADLAVVGRHDPDALAACVREALGLNSMEGQ, encoded by the coding sequence TTGAACGCTGTCGCCCTCGGCGGGGGACACGGACTGCACGCGACGCTGACGGCGTTGCGGCGGGTCACCACCGCGGTCACCGCGATCGTCACCGTCGCCGACGACGGCGGCTCGTCGGGCAGGCTCCGCCGCGAGCTCGGCCTGCTGCCGCCCGGCGATCTGCGGCAGGCGTTCTCGGCGCTCGCCGCGCAGGACGGCGGCACCCTGTGGGCGGAGGTGTTCCAGCACCGCTTCGGCGGTGACGGCGCGCTCGCCGGCCACGCGGTCGGGAATCTGTTGCTGGCCGGGCTCTTCGAGGTGCTCGGCGACCCGGTCGCCGCGCTCGACGAGGTGCGCGGGCTGATCGGCGTGACCGGCCGCGTGCTGCCGATGTCGGCCGAACCGCTCGACATCCACGCCGAGGTCTCCGGGCTCGACGCCGAGGACGACGCGGCGATTCGCCGGATCCGGGGCCAGGTCGCGGTCGCGACGACACCCGGTCAGGTGAAAAGGATCAGTTTGCACAACGCGCGGCGGCCGGGGGAGCCGCCGAAGGCGTGCGCACAGGCGGTCGACGCGGTGCTCGACGCCGACGTGGTCTTCCTCGGCCCGGGATCCTGGTTCACCAGCGTATTGCCGCATTTGCTGGTGCCGGAACTGCACGACGCGCTGGTCCGCACGAAGGCCACGAAGGTGGTCATCCTCAATCTCATCCCCCAACCGGGTGAGACAGCGGGCTTCTCGCCCGAACAGCACCTGGACGTACTCTTCCAGCACGCTCCGGAACTCCGGGTGGACGCCGTGATCGCCGACCGCGATTCGGTGCCCACCCCGGCCCGGCTGCGCCGCGCGGCCGAAGCACTCGGTGCTCGTGCGCTCCTCTCCGACGTGGCCGACCTGGCCGTGGTGGGGCGTCATGATCCTGATGCGCTGGCGGCCTGCGTGCGGGAAGCTCTCGGTTTGAACAGCATGGAGGGGCAGTAA
- the rapZ gene encoding RNase adapter RapZ, producing the protein MEVAVVSGLSGAGRSTAAKCLEDLGWFVVDNLPPELIATMVELGAQARGAITKVAVVMDVRSRAFTEDLSSVIKDLDARGYKPRVLFLEATDAVLVRRFEAVRRGHPMQGDGRLADGITAERTLLSPLREEADLVLDTSSLSVHDLRAKIEDAFGSESSTQTRVTVLSFGYKYGLPMDADLVMDIRFLPNPFWIPELREHTGLDTEVRNYVLSQEGADEFLDRYHQLLRLIGAGYKREGKRYLTLAVGCTGGKHRSVAISEELAKRLSTEDGMAVKVVHRDLGRE; encoded by the coding sequence ATGGAGGTCGCGGTCGTCAGCGGGCTGTCCGGCGCCGGGCGCAGCACCGCGGCCAAGTGCCTGGAAGACCTCGGCTGGTTCGTCGTCGACAACCTGCCGCCGGAGCTGATCGCCACGATGGTCGAGCTCGGCGCGCAGGCGCGCGGCGCGATCACCAAGGTCGCGGTCGTGATGGACGTGCGCTCGCGCGCGTTCACCGAGGACCTCTCGTCGGTCATCAAGGACCTCGACGCGCGCGGCTACAAGCCGAGGGTGCTGTTCCTGGAGGCGACGGACGCGGTGCTGGTGCGCCGGTTCGAGGCGGTCCGCCGCGGCCACCCGATGCAGGGCGACGGCAGGCTCGCCGACGGCATCACCGCCGAGCGCACGCTGCTTTCGCCGCTGCGTGAGGAAGCGGACCTCGTGCTGGACACGTCTTCGCTGTCCGTGCACGACCTGCGCGCCAAGATCGAGGACGCGTTCGGCTCGGAATCCTCGACGCAGACCAGGGTCACCGTGCTCTCCTTCGGCTACAAGTACGGCCTGCCGATGGACGCCGACCTGGTGATGGACATCCGGTTCCTGCCGAACCCGTTCTGGATCCCGGAACTGCGCGAGCACACCGGTCTCGACACCGAGGTGCGCAACTACGTACTCAGCCAGGAAGGCGCGGACGAGTTCCTCGACCGCTACCACCAGCTGCTGCGGCTGATCGGCGCGGGCTACAAGCGCGAGGGCAAGCGGTACCTGACCCTCGCCGTCGGCTGCACCGGCGGGAAGCACCGCAGTGTCGCGATCTCCGAAGAGCTCGCGAAGCGGCTGTCCACTGAGGACGGTATGGCAGTGAAGGTGGTGCACCGAGACCTTGGCCGCGAGTGA